One window of the Colletotrichum destructivum chromosome 4, complete sequence genome contains the following:
- a CDS encoding Putative S-adenosyl-L-methionine-dependent methyltransferase superfamily, translating to MSEAPEVIVEYAYDHISEWYLQWVDSQKSPRERYAKRLLEELQPSPYILELGCGPGVPILNMLLDHGAHVVANDISTRQIEMARARFPAATLVAGDMTALTFEPESFHGAVSFYTLFHLPRSKLKPMLVKIHDSLKPGGVFVFNLATIDEEEIHGEFLGYGMFWSSYGVEGNQALLREVGFDILQVEVLQAGDGKLEEDDPDFDAEFMWVVAQKRDSSAEQNAVRMMDTGK from the coding sequence TGAAGTCATCGTCGAATACGCCTATGACCACATCTCAGAATGGTATCTGCAGTGGGTTGACAGCCAGAAATCGCCGCGGGAGAGATACGCCAAGAGGCTCCTGGAAGAGCTGCAGCCTTCGCCTTATATTTTGGAGCTTGGCTGTGGCCCTGGCGTTCCCATCTTGAACATGCTTCTCGATCACGGCGCGCACGTTGTCGCAAATGACATCTCGACCAGACAAATCGAAATGGCAAGGGCCCGCTTCCCAGCCGCCACGCTCGTTGCAGGCGACATGACAGCACTCACTTTTGAGCCTGAGAGCTTCCATGGGGCAGTCAGTTTCTACACGCTGTTCCACCTTCCGCGGTCGAAGCTCAAGCCCATGCTCGTCAAGATCCATGATTCGCTAAAGCCCGGAGGAGTATTCGTTTTCAATCTCGCTaccatcgacgaggaagaaatCCATGGCGAATTCTTGGGGTATGGGATGTTCTGGAGCAGCTATGGCGTGGAAGGGAATCAGGCACTGCTGAGAGAAGTCGGATTCGACATATTGCAGGTGGAAGTACTGCAAGCAGGCGATGGGAAGCTTGAGGAGGACGATCCGGATTTCGACGCCGAGTTTATGTGGGTGGTGGCGCAAAAGAGAGATTCTTCCGCCGAGCAGAATGCTGTTAGGATGATGGATACTGGCAAGTAG
- a CDS encoding Putative cation/H+ exchanger, sodium/solute symporter superfamily — translation MAISESSLAYHEPSITTIIILSGFLLLLNGVNFALDKLVYCGLIGQVFLGIAWGTPGAKWLPQEMEQSIMQLGYLGLILIVFEGGLSTSFRSLKANLLLSIGVAITGIAVPMGLSFTLGSMVGASPLQAFAAGAALCSTSLGTTFTVLGTSGLTTTRMGVVLTSAAMMDDVIGLIMVQIVSNLGGGGSGGFNAVTVVRPVLVSLGFATLVPAACKFIVGPLTLRLNAMREKSPGSKLDDILRLRQTALVLHTCWLFGLVVGGTFAGTSSLLAAYVAGATISWWDSEVPHLAARARSMTVASAVGSSSTTPNQKAVRTGSSIEASAAVASAAAAATATAPDVREPETYNSGVNIYEHYYSKAVEHVLKPFFFASIGFSVPITRMFSGPIVWRGVVYTILMMVSKMLCGLWLLSFASPLQTVQRVAAKISGASKKQSKKLAPGAQCAGTGTDASPNSGETRPQRDHQQHQQEDGQASEVPLQPFNPPQAANTPKNASPEPEMPVSVYPACILGFAMVARGEIGYLISALAESTGIFSGGTGAPNQPSELFLMVTWAITLCTIIGPICVGLLVNRVKRLEMQSGKGTNGGGRNVLGAWGLN, via the exons ATGGCGATATCCGAATCCTCGCTGGCCTACCATGAGCCTTCCATCACCACAATCATCATCCTCTCGGgcttcctgctgctgctcaacggcgtcaacttcgccctcgacaagcttGTCTACTGCGGCCTCATCGGCCAGGTCTTCCTTGGTATCGCCTGGGGCACTCCCGGCGCCAAATGGCTGCCCCAGGAGATGGAGCAGTCGATCATGCAGCTCGGCTATCTCGGCTTGATACTGATCGTCTTTGAAG GTGGCCTCTCTACCTCGTTCAGGTCTCTCAAGGCGAACCTCCTCCTGtccatcggcgtcgccatTACCGGCATCGCCGTACCCATGGGCTTGTCCTTCACCCTCGGCTCCATGGTCGGCGCATCCCCGCTGCaggccttcgccgccggcgccgccctctgCTCGACCAGCCTGGGCACGACCTTCACGGTCCTCGGCACCAGCGGCCTCACGACAACGCGCATGGGCGTCGTCTTGACGAGCGCCGCCATGATGGACGACGTCATCGGCTTGATCATGGTCCAGATCGTCTCGAACctaggcggcggcggcagcggcgggtTCAACGCCGTCACCGTGGTCCGGCCGGTCCTCGTCTCGTTGGGCTTCGCGACgctggtgccggcggcgtgcaAGTTCATCGTAGGACCGTTGACGCTCCGGTTGAATGCGATGCGTGAGAAGAGCCCCGGCTCGAAACTGGATGACATCTTGCGTCTGCGGCAGACTGCGCTCGTCCTCCACACGTGTTGGCTATTTGGCCTCGTGGTCGGAGGGACGTTCGCTGGTACCTCGAGCCTACTTGCAGCCTACGTCGCAGGCGCGACCATCAGCTGGTGGGATAGCGAGGTGCCTCATCTCGCAGCTCGCGCCCGCAGCATGACAGTGGCATCTGCAGTAGGGTCCTCGTCGACTACGCCCAATCAAAAGGCCGTCAGGACCGGCTCGTCAATAGAGGCAAGTGCTGCTGTTGcatcggcagcggcagcggcgacggcgacggctccTGATGTTCGCGAGCCAGAGACGTACAACTCGGGCGTCAACATCTACGAGCATTACTACAGCAAGGCCGTTGAACATGTTTTAAAGCCATTCTTCTTC GCATCCATCGGCTTCTCCGTCCCAATAACGAGAATGTTCTCCGGCCCCATTGTGTGGCGTGGAGTCGTTTACACCATCCTGATGATGGTGAGCAAGATGCTTTGCGGGCTGTGGCTGTTGTCCTTTGCAAGCCCCCTTCAAACGGTGCAGCGGGTTGCCGCGAAGATATCTGGCGCGAGCAAGAAACAGTCCAAGAAGCTTGCTCCTGGAGCGCAGTGCGCGGGTACCGGGACGGATGCGTCCCCTAATAGCGGCGAGACGAGGCCACAGCGAGATCACCAGCAACACCAGCAGGAGGACGGTCAGGCCAGCGAGGTGCCTCTCCAGCCTTTCAATCCTCCGCAAGCCGCGAACACCCCGAAGAACGCATCTCCGGAGCCAGAGATGCCTGTCTCCGTGTACCCGGCCTGCAttctcggcttcgccatggTCGCTCGCGGTGAAATCGGATACTTGATCTCAGCCTTGGCCGAGAGCACTGGCATCTTCAGCGGCGGGACGGGTGCCCCCAATCAGCCCTCCGAGCTATTCCTGATGGTGACGTGGGCCATTACGCTCTGCACAATCATCGGCCCAATCTGCGTGGGGCTGCTCGTGAACCGGGTCAAGCGGCTGGAGATGCAGAGCGGCAAGGGGACAAACGGGGGTGGACGGAACGTTCTAGGCGCGTGGGGGTTGAACTAG
- a CDS encoding Putative Cell wall mannoprotein, which yields MSFADISKSLSDIERKVTKSIKILQKGNDLNYKDAIKLGTKSNSIVSTINKGIKEYGNFNPSDDDAKKLLNQMSTIVDLTETQLNTMVANKGRLESLKVGGLVKKNVQKTETASKDLSNVMISKAPAGTKEDAETLEKRRQAAFSKAIAAFASSTGGEDEALGDDSD from the exons ATGTCTTTTGCCGATATTTCCAAGAGCCTCAGCGACATCGAGCGCAAGGTGACCAAATCCATCAAGATCCTCCAGAAGGGCAACGACCTGAACTACAAAGATGCCATTAAGCTGGGGACCAAGTCCAATTCGATTGTCAGCACTATCAACAAAGGAATAAAGGAGTATGGG AACTTTAACCCGTCCGATGACGATGCGAAGAAACTGCTGAATCAGATGAGCACCATCGTGGACCTGACCGAGACCCAGCTGAACACCATGGTAGCCAACAAAGGCCGGCTTGAGAGCTTGaaggtcggcggcctcgtgaAGAAGAACGTGCAGAAAACCGAGACTGCCAGCAAGGATCTCTCCAACGTGATGATCTCGAAGGCTCCCGCGGGCACCAAGGAGGATGCCGAGACGCTGGAGAAGAGGCGTCAAGCCGCTTTCAGCAAGGCTATTGCAGCGTTTGCCAGTTCTACTGgtggcgaggatgaggcgCTTGGGGACGACTCTGATTGA
- a CDS encoding Putative LysM domain-containing protein, translated as MRSSIIYLALAGLTSFAQANPLNKPPPQTDPRGLITRGLSNVFSPTKRQAAAPPSIPQAGGGDVNNASRNVALTVIAGDTLGQIAKLLNSGICDIAKLNNVANPDFIEVGQVLQVPINVAAPDNDSCLNRGGAIPPPAGGNATAPAAPAAPAPGGGEGGKKDKKDKKD; from the coding sequence ATGCGCTCCTCCATCATTTATCTCGCCTTGGCCGGCCTCACCAGCTTCGCGCAGGCCAACCCCTTGAACAAACCGCCTCCCCAGACCGACCCGCGGGGGCTCATCACCCGGGGCCTCTCCAACGTCTTCTCCCCGACAAAGAGgcaggccgcggcgccgccctccatcccccaggccggcggcggagacgtcAACAACGCCAGCCGCAACGTGGCGCTCACCGTCATAGCTGGCGACACGCTCGGCCAGATCGCGAAGCTCCTCAACTCGGGCATCTGCGACATCGCCAAGCTCAACAACGTCGCGAACCCGGACTTCATCGAGGTCGGCCAGGTGCTCCAGGTGCCCATCAACGTCGCGGCGCCGGACAACGACTCGTGCCTCAACCGCGGCGGTGCcatcccgccgcccgcgggCGGCAATGCCACCGCGCCGGCTGCTCCGGCTGCTCCGGCGCCCGGCGGAGGCGAAGGTGGtaagaaggacaagaaggacaagaaggactAG